One genomic region from Amaranthus tricolor cultivar Red isolate AtriRed21 chromosome 12, ASM2621246v1, whole genome shotgun sequence encodes:
- the LOC130828555 gene encoding 4,5-DOPA dioxygenase extradiol 1-like — MGRWHTPSIYKVKYQSTPHFATNMFHQANLMNQNDDSPSKTITINFPLVLSCRPKRRLDVLYKVDFGFMFYLNLRLQNQGDDSEEEEEEKIKETFFISHGSPRLTEDKSHPLNKFLGYVLKYPAPGSPDLAKRVKEVSVKAGFTCVHIDEERGLDHATWVPLMLMYPEADIPVCQLSIQPHLDGTHHFNLGRALAPLQDEGVLILGAGSATHPLWDTPQFNHGVAPWAAQFDSWLQTTLLNGRYFLFFYFLLCSFN, encoded by the exons ATGGGACGGTGGCATACTCCCTCTATTTATAAAGTGAAGTATCAATCAACACCTCATTTTGCAACAAatatgtttcaccaagcaaaccTTATGAATCAAAATGATGATTCACCAAGCAAAACAATCACAATTAATTTTCCACTGGTATTGAGTTGTCGTCCAAAACGCAGACTCGACGTTCTCTATAAAGTTGACTTCGGCTTTATGTTCTATCTCAATTTGAGACTCCAGAACCAAGGCGACGACTC tgaagaagaagaagaagaaaaaatcaaagaaacgTTCTTCATCTCCCATGGAAGCCCAAGATTGACAGAAGACAAATCACATCCACTCAATAAATTTCTGG GTTATGTC TTGAAGTACCCAGCTCCAGGGAGTCCAGATCTGGCAAAGAGAGTAAAAGAAGTGTCAGTGAAAGCAGGGTTCACATGTGTGCACATTGACGAAGAACGTGGGCTTGATCATGCAACATGGGTACCTTTAATGCTCATGTATCCTGAAGCAGACATCCCTGTTTGTCAACTCTCCATTCAACCACACTTGGATGGAACTCATCATTTTAACCTGGGACGAGCCTTGGCTCCTCTTCAAGATGAAGGCGTACTCATTCTTGGTGCGGGAAGTGCAACACACCCTTTATGGGATACCCCTCAATTTAATCACGGTGTTGCTCCTTGGGCTGCTCAGTTTGATTCTTGGCTTCAAACAACTCTCCTTAATGGAaggtattttctctttttttactttttactttgttcatttaactaa
- the LOC130796736 gene encoding uncharacterized protein LOC130796736 — MAPPAIADGGGGGGQQPQQRQGFGQSISGVIRMAVFWYFASKFFFSPKKPAEPSLLMSNLFQKGEPLDMWLYLSEHEKFRDFGDERALIWHETNIPYAVWKPESTRSLSLKYQPSEALKHNGTLYTHVFFARSGYSPDPNDPEYQPLAAFGRSRSIVTFLPKSKNDKKKSLLGGTKSTSEDKMMSKVEEASQEEVKDEGPPEWISYWKPNVTINLVDDFTSYSANAVPPNIAPHLNVEPKTGNYFPTIYFNEFWLLKDKLIPINETVTELPLNLEVGPISMTKWQLFLQIDESFQIHRTYGSMLEGEADELKRVFLEGNPYLLGITMVVSLFHSLFDFLAFKNDIQFWNKNKSMEGLSAKSVVVSFISQLIVFLYLLDNDTSWMILVSSGIGCCIEFWKIGKAMHIEVDRSGRFPVLRFKDRDSYKMNKTKEYDDLAMKYLSYVLFFLVACASIYSLKYERHKSWYSWILSSLTQCVYMFGFIMMCPQLFINYKLKSVAHLPWRQMTYKFLNTIIDDLFAFVIKMPTLHRLSVFRDDIIFLIYLYQRWVYPVDKKRVNEFGFGGEDEGDSSETIEATKESEEEKKTN; from the exons ATGGCACCGCCGGCAATCGCTGATGGCGGTGGTGGAGGTGGCCAGCAGCCACAACAACGCCAAGGTTTCGGGCAATCCATCTCCGGAGTTATAAGGATGGCTGTTTTTTGGTATTTTGCATCCAAATTCTTCTTTTCCCCTAAAAAACCTGCTGAACCTTCTCTTCTTATGTCCAATCTCTTCCAGAAGGGCGAACCTTTG GATATGTGGTTGTATCTATCTGAACATGAGAAGTTTAGAGATTTTGGGGATGAAAGAGCACTCATCTGGCATGAGACTAACATTCCTTATGCAGTTTGGAAACCAGAGAGTACTAGGTCTCTCTCCTTAAAATATCAACCTTCTGAG GCTTTAAAGCACAATGGAACTCTTTACACTCATGTATTCTTTGCTCGATCTGGATATTCACCAGATCCAAATGATCCCGAGTACCAGCCTTTGGCCGCCTTTGGTAGAAGCAGat CGATTGTGACATTTTTGCCCAAGtctaaaaatgacaaaaagaaATCTCTACTTGGAGGCACCAAAAGCACTTCTGAGGATAAAATGATGTCCAAG GTGGAAGAGGCTTCACAAGAAGAAGTTAAGGATGAAGGCCCCCCTGAATGGATTTCTTATTGGAAACCCAATGTGACAATCAATTTGGTAGATGATTTTACGAG TTATTCTGCTAATGCTGTTCCTCCAAACATTGCTCCTC ATCTAAATGTTGAACCCAAAACTGGAAACTATTTCCCAACAATATACTTCAATGAGTTTTGGCTACTAAAAGATAAGTTGATACCAATAAATGAGACTGTTACTGAATTGCCATTGAATCTGGAAGTGGGTCCTATAAGCATGACCAAGTGGCAGCTATTCTTGCAAATTGATGAATCTTTTCAGATTCATCGCACTTATGGAAGTATGCTAGAAGGCGAGGCTGATGAGCTTAAG AGGGTATTCTTGGAGGGGAATCCATACCTTCTTGGAATCACAATGGTTGTCTCACTTTTTCACTCCCTGTTTGACTTTTTGGCCTTCAAGAATG ATATCCAATTCTGGAACAAGAACAAGTCAATGGAGGGACTATCAGCCAAGTCTGTTGTCGTCAGCTTTATTTCTCAGCTGATTGTTTTCCTATACCTCCTGGATAATGATACTTCATGGATGATTCTTGTGAGTTCTGGAATTGGTTGCTGCATCGAGTTTTGGAAGATAGGGAAAGCGATGCACATAGAG GTGGATAGATCTGGCAGATTTCCTGTTTTAAGGTTTAAAGATCGGGATTCTTATAAAATGAACAAGACAAAGGAGTATGATGATTTAGCTATGAAATACCTATCATATGTTCTCTTCTTCCTTGTTGCATGCGCGTCTATTTACTCCTTGAAGTATGAACGCCACAAGAGTTGGTACTCATggattctttcttcattgacaCAGTGTGTATATATGTTTG GGTTCATAATGATGTGCCCCCAATTGTTCATAAACTACAAGCTGAAGTCTGTGGCGCACTTACCCTGGCGGCAAATGACATACAAGTTCTTGAACACCATTATTGACGATCTATTTGCCTTTGTTATCAAGATGCCCACGCTTCATCGGTTGTCAGTTTTCCGTGATG ACATCATATTTCTGATATACCTATATCAAAGATGGGTCTACCCAGTTGATAAAAAGCGGGTGAATGAATTTGGTTTCGGTGGTGAGGACGAAGGCGATTCTTCGGAGACTATTGAAGCAACCAAGGAGTCGGAGGAGGAGAAGAAAACGAACTGA
- the LOC130828556 gene encoding VQ motif-containing protein 31-like, with amino-acid sequence MEMPEKSRNPLITFVEADTMNFKNVVQQLTGIREETSVKGGNIGVKKPEFKLHERRQYKGKLEMIKAPMSSIKEGASGNRVIQTNPLNTSTKFLSSLCLGEPITAERNTQEEQEEQEEKAIKGRRFYLHPSPNTTSKTGFNEPELLNLFPLTSTSPKSGQESRISQENSECLPHRLNYSD; translated from the coding sequence ATGGAGATGCCAGAAAAAAGCAGGAACCCATTAATAACATTTGTAGAGGCCGATACCATGAATTTCAAGAATGTTGTTCAACAGCTTACAGGGATACGCGAAGAAACAAGTGTAAAAGGAGGTAATATTGGAGTTAAAAAACCTGAATTCAAGCTCCATGAAAGGAGACAATATAAAGGGAAGTTAGAGATGATCAAAGCTCCTATGAGTAGTATTAAGGAAGGAGCATCGGGAAATAGAGTCATCCAAACAAACCCTTTGAACACCTCAACTAAATTCTTGTCAAGCCTATGCTTAGGTGAACCGATTACTGCTGAGCGGAATAcacaagaagaacaagaagaacaagaagaaaaggCTATCAAAGGGAGGCGATTCTACCTACATCCATCCCCAAACACAACATCAAAAACAGGGTTTAATGAGCCGGAATTGCTAAACTTGTTCCCTTTAACATCTACATCTCCTAAATCAGGTCAAGAATCAAGAATTTCCCAGGAGAATAGTGAATGTTTACCACACAGATTGAATTATAGTGATTGA